The Chitinophagales bacterium genomic sequence ATTGAAAAATATAGAGTGAATAAGTAAGAATTCCAAATTGTTTTAATATTTTAATATTAAATATTTTAAATTTTTCTGGATATAAACTTACAGCTGCAAATAAAAATGTACAAAAGGCATTTACTAATAAATCTATATATACTATAGCATAGTTTTGATAAAAATATTTATCTTCTCTAATAGCTTTGAAGAAAGAAACATCAAATACATCTGAATTTATGATCGCATTATAAACCATTAGTATTGCTAATAAAATTCCAGAGATATAGGTTAACCAAATCCAAATTTTACTTGGTTTTAATGTAGTTAATGAGAGTACAATTCCGTAGAAAAATACATCAAACTGAAAAATAGTATTTCTTGCAATAATTAATGTGATTAACTCTTGGTCATCATTAATCGTACTCATGTAATTATAACTCAGCAATCTAAAAATTGGATATACTATAATTATTACCCAACCTATTTTTTTTAAAATATTTAATGGTGTAAAAAAAAGTATAAAAAAGAAAAGAATATAAAATTGTTCTTCGAAAGCCATCGACCATAAGTGTGGTGTAAGAATGGTATAGAGTTCATATTTTCCTGTTGTTAAAAACTGTACTATTTCTCTAAAATTATAAGTAAAACTAAGCAACATCATACCAAAGTGTTTTAGCTCGGTAAAAATGCCAAATGTGTTTTTAAATGCTAAGTGTAGTATAACACCAATAACAACTACAATTAATACATATAAATAATATAGTGGAAATGTTCTTGTGAATCTTTTTATACAATAGATTTTAAAACATTGCCACATACTTTCCGTTCTATTGATATCTGC encodes the following:
- a CDS encoding acyltransferase, with product MEAQGKPSVKLTYFESFDGIRGVCCLMVLLLHYQFTKFNMPAIIAYVGLHSFFIMSSFLITKTLLADINRTESMWQCFKIYCIKRFTRTFPLYYLYVLIVVVIGVILHLAFKNTFGIFTELKHFGMMLLSFTYNFREIVQFLTTGKYELYTILTPHLWSMAFEEQFYILFFFILFFTPLNILKKIGWVIIIVYPIFRLLSYNYMSTINDDQELITLIIARNTIFQFDVFFYGIVLSLTTLKPSKIWIWLTYISGILLAILMVYNAIINSDVFDVSFFKAIREDKYFYQNYAIVYIDLLVNAFCTFLFAAVSLYPEKFKIFNIKILKQFGILTYSLYIFQFFFIFLGIALAAVVKRYINVYIADLIGLSFALVTLYYFSLFVHKKFELPILLWKNKFVKQFYPKRK